In one window of Brassica rapa cultivar Chiifu-401-42 chromosome A07, CAAS_Brap_v3.01, whole genome shotgun sequence DNA:
- the LOC103831556 gene encoding probable galacturonosyltransferase-like 9 codes for MRLRFPMKPAVLPFLVVSLVFLSQSAVGIRNIPGRISGFDIVQFVEAPEYRNGKECASQSSNRENFVSSCDPSLVHVAMTLDSEYLRGSIAAVHSVLRHASCPENVFFHFIAAEFDPASPRVLSRLVRSTFPSLSFKVYIFREDTVINLISSSIRQALESPLNYARNYLGDILDRCVDRVIYLDSDIIVVDDITKLWNTTLTGSRVIGAPEYCHANFTKYFTSSFWSDPGLPGSFSGRKPCYFNTGVMVMDLVRWREGSYREKIETWMQIQKKKRIYELGSLPPFLLVFAGDVEAIDHRWNQHGLGGDNVRGSCRSLHKGPVSLLHWSGKGKPWVRLDEKRPCPLDHLWEPYDLYEHKIDRAKDQALLGFSSLSELTEDSSFL; via the coding sequence ATGCGGTTGCGTTTTCCGATGAAACCCGCGGTTCTACCGTTCCTCGTCGTCTCTCTGGTGTTCCTCTCTCAGTCCGCCGTCGGAATACGGAACATTCCGGGAAGAATCTCCGGTTTCGACATCGTACAGTTCGTGGAAGCTCCGGAGTACCGAAACGGCAAGGAGTGCGCGTCCCAATCGTCGAACAGAGAGAACTTCGTGTCGTCCTGCGACCCTTCCCTCGTCCACGTGGCCATGACCCTCGACTCGGAGTACCTCCGCGGCTCAATCGCAGCCGTCCACTCCGTTCTCCGCCACGCGTCGTGTCCCGAGAACGTCTTCTTCCACTTCATCGCCGCCGAGTTCGACCCGGCGAGTCCGCGGGTCCTGAGCCGACTCGTCCGGTCGACGTTCCCGTCGCTGAGCTTCAAAGTCTACATTTTTAGGGAAGACACGGTGATCAACCTCATCTCGTCGTCGATCAGGCAAGCCCTCGAGAGCCCGCTGAACTACGCGCGGAACTACTTAGGAGACATCCTCGACCGGTGCGTCGACCGGGTGATCTACCTCGACTCGGACATCATCGTGGTCGACGATATCACCAAGCTCTGGAACACGACGTTGACCGGGTCGAGAGTCATCGGGGCTCCGGAGTATTGCCACGCTAACTTCACTAAATACTTCACCTCGAGTTTCTGGTCCGACCCGGGTTTGCCCGGGTCGTTCTCGGGTCGGAAGCCTTGCTATTTCAACACGGGTGTGATGGTGATGGATCTCGTGAGGTGGAGGGAAGGGAGCTACAGGGAAAAGATCGAAACTTGGATGCAGatacagaagaaaaaaagaatctaCGAGTTGGGTTCGTTGCCTCCTTTTCTTTTGGTATTCGCGGGGGACGTTGAAGCGATTGATCACAGGTGGAACCAGCATGGTTTGGGAGGGGACAATGTACGAGGAAGCTGTAGGTCTTTGCATAAAGGACCGGTGAGTTTGTTGCATTGGAGCGGGAAAGGGAAGCCGTGGGTTAGGCTTGATGAGAAGAGACCGTGTCCTTTGGATCATCTTTGGGAGCCGTATGATTTGTATGAGCACAAGATTGATAGAGCTAAAGATCAGGCTTTGCTTGGGTTCTCTTCTTTGTCCGAGTTAACAGAAGATTCAAGCTTTTTGTAA
- the LOC103831555 gene encoding protein WVD2-like 7 isoform X1: MGDMEVAIASGEDKIMKANKEMQVSVSFGKFENDSLSWEKFSSFSPNKYLEEVEKCATPGSVAQKKAYFESHYKKIAERNAEIILEQEKKQLERNQSFRQSLENSGNRNSVMIESSACYGSDGESTSEKDRIVNSIAAEENDTCNHEPLEETIKVEVVEDLSTLKMEKLEEIVCVEEMEDKEKPEEVVFIEEEVKEDISSKDTPLKETKKKGQHLTKNTDTNVRTNHTRTSPKPNQVTKKPVASRKTQLSKEKSMIKATTTTTNKAASPSPVSKASKYSTPRVSKPASTTTSMSTSRFIVKKENVSALPRKKQTAPKTLHTSLNLNQPSSDPTALATTRKSLIMERMGDKEIVRRAFKTFQKSFDQVKPSQDTAPKQVPAKATSVSKLATTGLKDNGRLAKSDGTEKKCSNSHCSSSFVPKSIRTAEKQELSKPGARGVERIRLPAKPKAEVTNAKTRRQSLDPKAKSMRGPLPKGSSDKVL; the protein is encoded by the exons ATGGGGGATATGGAAGTTGCTATTGCCAGTGGTGAAGATAAG ATAATGAAAGCAAATAAAGAAATGCAAGTGTCTGTATCTTTTGGCAAGTTTGAGAATGATTCACTTTCATGGGAGAAATTCTCTTCCTTCTCTCCAAACAAGTACTTGGAAGAAGTGGAGAAGTGTGCAACTCCAGGATCAGTAGCTCAGAAGAAGGCCTACTTCGAATCACATTACAAGAAGATCGCTGAGAGAAACGCCGAGATCATCTTGGAGCAGGAGAAGAAACAGTTGGAGAGGAATCAATCTTTCAGGCAAAGTCTTGAGAATAGTGGAAACAGAAACAGTGTTATGATTGAGTCTAGCGCTTGTTATGGATCTGATGGCGAATCTACTTCAGAAAAAGACAGGATTGTGAACAGCATTGCTGCTGAAGAGAATGATACATGTAACCATGAGCCTCTTGAAGAAACTATAAAGGTTGAGGTTGTGGAGGATCTGAGTACCCTGAAGATGGAGAAACTTGAAGAGATTGTTTGCGTTGAGGAAATGGAGGATAAAGAGAAACCAGAAGAGGTTGTTTTTATAGAGGAAGAAGTAAAAGAAGATATTTCTTCAAAGGATACACCATTGAAGGAGACGAAGAAAAAAGGTCAACATCTAACCAAGAATACGGATACAAATGTGAGAACAAACCATACAAGAACCTCTCCCAAG CCTAATCAGGTGACCAAGAAGCCAGTAGCTAGTAGGAAAACTCAACTAAGCAAGGAGAAAAGCATGATcaaagcaacaacaacaacaacaaataaaGCAGCATCACCTTCACCTGTCTCAAAAGCCTCAAAGTATTCAACCCCAAGAGTGTCCAAACCAGCATCAACAACCACTTCAATGTCTACTTCTCGCTTTATAGTAAAGAAGGAGAATGTCTCGGCTTTACCGAGAAAGAAACAAACCGCTCCAAAGACGTTACACACTTCTCTCAACCTGAACCAACCGAGTTCCGACCCTACTGCTCTTGCTACCACCAGAAAGTCCTTGATCATGGAGAGAATGGGAGATAAAGAAATCGTGAGACGCGCTTTTAAGACTTTCCAGAAGAGTTTTGACCAAGTGAAACCATCTCAAGATACAGCTCCGAAGCAG GTTCCTGCAAAGGCAACTAGTGTTTCCAAGTTAGCTACTACTGGTCTGAAAGATAATGGCAG GCTTGCTAAATCAGATGGCACGGAGAAAAAATGCTCTAACTCTCACTGCTCTTCATCTTTTGTACCGAAAAGCATCAGGACAGCAGAGAAACAGGAG CTATCCAAGCCTGGAGCAAGAGGTGTAGAGAGGATACGCTTACCGGCGAAACCAAAG GCAGAAGTAACTAATGCCAAAACTCGGAGGCAAAGTCTTGATCCAAAAGCAAAATCCATGCGAGGACCTCTCCCAAAAGGCTCTTCAGACAAAGTCTTATGA
- the LOC103831555 gene encoding protein WVD2-like 7 isoform X2 produces MGDMEVAIASGEDKIMKANKEMQVSVSFGKFENDSLSWEKFSSFSPNKYLEEVEKCATPGSVAQKKAYFESHYKKIAERNAEIILEQEKKQLERNQSFRQSLENSGNRNSVMIESSACYGSDGESTSEKDRIVNSIAAEENDTCNHEPLEETIKVEVVEDLSTLKMEKLEEIVCVEEMEDKEKPEEVVFIEEEVKEDISSKDTPLKETKKKGQHLTKNTDTNVRTNHTRTSPKPNQVTKKPVASRKTQLSKEKSMIKATTTTTNKAASPSPVSKASKYSTPRVSKPASTTTSMSTSRFIVKKENVSALPRKKQTAPKTLHTSLNLNQPSSDPTALATTRKSLIMERMGDKEIVRRAFKTFQKSFDQVKPSQDTAPKQVPAKATSVSKLATTGLKDNGRYNFDLCFY; encoded by the exons ATGGGGGATATGGAAGTTGCTATTGCCAGTGGTGAAGATAAG ATAATGAAAGCAAATAAAGAAATGCAAGTGTCTGTATCTTTTGGCAAGTTTGAGAATGATTCACTTTCATGGGAGAAATTCTCTTCCTTCTCTCCAAACAAGTACTTGGAAGAAGTGGAGAAGTGTGCAACTCCAGGATCAGTAGCTCAGAAGAAGGCCTACTTCGAATCACATTACAAGAAGATCGCTGAGAGAAACGCCGAGATCATCTTGGAGCAGGAGAAGAAACAGTTGGAGAGGAATCAATCTTTCAGGCAAAGTCTTGAGAATAGTGGAAACAGAAACAGTGTTATGATTGAGTCTAGCGCTTGTTATGGATCTGATGGCGAATCTACTTCAGAAAAAGACAGGATTGTGAACAGCATTGCTGCTGAAGAGAATGATACATGTAACCATGAGCCTCTTGAAGAAACTATAAAGGTTGAGGTTGTGGAGGATCTGAGTACCCTGAAGATGGAGAAACTTGAAGAGATTGTTTGCGTTGAGGAAATGGAGGATAAAGAGAAACCAGAAGAGGTTGTTTTTATAGAGGAAGAAGTAAAAGAAGATATTTCTTCAAAGGATACACCATTGAAGGAGACGAAGAAAAAAGGTCAACATCTAACCAAGAATACGGATACAAATGTGAGAACAAACCATACAAGAACCTCTCCCAAG CCTAATCAGGTGACCAAGAAGCCAGTAGCTAGTAGGAAAACTCAACTAAGCAAGGAGAAAAGCATGATcaaagcaacaacaacaacaacaaataaaGCAGCATCACCTTCACCTGTCTCAAAAGCCTCAAAGTATTCAACCCCAAGAGTGTCCAAACCAGCATCAACAACCACTTCAATGTCTACTTCTCGCTTTATAGTAAAGAAGGAGAATGTCTCGGCTTTACCGAGAAAGAAACAAACCGCTCCAAAGACGTTACACACTTCTCTCAACCTGAACCAACCGAGTTCCGACCCTACTGCTCTTGCTACCACCAGAAAGTCCTTGATCATGGAGAGAATGGGAGATAAAGAAATCGTGAGACGCGCTTTTAAGACTTTCCAGAAGAGTTTTGACCAAGTGAAACCATCTCAAGATACAGCTCCGAAGCAG GTTCCTGCAAAGGCAACTAGTGTTTCCAAGTTAGCTACTACTGGTCTGAAAGATAATGGCAGGTATAActttgatttatgtttttacTGA